In the Rhododendron vialii isolate Sample 1 chromosome 2a, ASM3025357v1 genome, AATTTCCTTGTAAACAATGCTATTTCTTCATCACTGCAATCTGAATCCTCTTCATCATCATTCTTTGAACTTGAGGTAGAGCATTTGAGAGCTATACTCTTCTTTTTCTGGCCTTGATCTTCTTCCAAGTTCATGGTGATTTCATGAGTCATCAAAGATCCCAAAAGTTCATCCAAGCTATAATTTGTGAGGTCGCGTTTCGCCTCAATAATTGCCGTTACTTTTGGCTCCCATTGCTTTGGTAATGACCTGAGAACCTTTCTCACAAGATCAACATTAGAGTAAGACTTTCCAAGGGATTTCAAGCCATTAACAATATCAGTAAAGCGAGTAAACATGCTAGAGATGGATTCATCAGGTTTCATTTTGAACAATTCATACTTATGAACCAGCTGGTCAATTTTAGATTCCTTAACCTGACTAGTACCTTCATGCGTGACTTCTAGTTTATCCCAAATTTCCTTAGCCGATTCACACGCAGAGACTCTATTAAACTCACTAGGATCTAAAGCACAATATAACAAATTCATAGCTTTAGCATTCAGTTCAATTCCAGTAATATCACTAGCATTCCATTCCTTTTCCTCTTTAGGAACTACTACCCCATCAACAGTTTTGGTAGGACGGTGCGGCCCATCAATAATAACTCTCCACAACTTGTAGTCAGTTTGAATATAAATACGCATTCTAGCCTTCCAATAATTGTAGTTAGACCCGCTAAATAAAGGAGGTCTATTGCTCGATTGGCCCTCGGGAAGAAAGGTGCCATAAggggttgccatggatcttaccCTAAGACGATTAAGTCAAAAATAACTAGAgccaagctctgataccacttgtaggATCAAGCGCTTACCATCTTACCAAAACCCGCAGGTAGTGGTAAAGGCGcaactctatttccttataCCATAGCGTAGCAGGCCCCAAGCGCCACGGTTCGACCCGCGTGGGCAGGATGCTGGCCCGCGACCaacaatccccccccccccccccccagcacCTGCCCGCAAGCAGCATGCCATCCAGGGGAGTCGAACCCGCGaccttggctctgataccacttgtaggATCAAGCGCTTACCATCTTACCAAAACCCGCAGGTAGTGGTAAAGGCGcaactctatttccttataCCATAGCGTAGCAGGCCCCAAGCGCCACGGTTCGACCCGCGTGGGTAGGATGCTGGCCCGCGACCAACAGATATGCTATCCTAAACAGCTCTATTTATGAAATCTCTAGTACTGCTCCACATACATGTTGATTTATTCAACTACTTTCGTATCCTGATTCAAACACCCGCAAGCAAATGGTTTGTTGCGCTCTTCTTCCTTGGACAATGGGTTAAGGGCTAAGCATCGTACCTTAGTTTAACAAAATAAGACAACAACACACAATAAGCAAAAGAAAGTGACTGCTAAACAGATATGCCTATTCCATTGGCACATATAACAATATTGATATGCAGGAATAGATCCAAGGGGTGAGAACTTCAAGGTCATTCACCATGTGTGTGCGTAAGAAAAATAAAGGAATAGATGAAAAAACAAAGTTGGGTTTAACTCAATCGGAGCCTTTTCCATTTACATCAATGATTCCTCTTCCATCATGGTCTTCCACCTGGGTTTTCTTGGAAAACGACAACGGATCACCACCACTGCCCCCAACAAACTATGTCCCTCTCTTCCTCCATTCGGTTCCATgtcaagaaagagagagagagaaagaaggagaatAATGAAGTACGTgcgtttcaaattttgaatgaaaattattgtgttcttttttgtccaaaaaatgtaagctatttacaaaaataccattgaaGTTCTCAGCCCTTAGATTTATGTGCGGATAGATTTGAACCCTTGATTTATGTATATAGGATTCAAATAGTGAGCCTGCAAATCAAACAACTTCTCTGTTTCATCTATGTACAAACTTGCAGTCAATTTGGGGCCCCACAACTCTGTCAATAAGGAAAGTAAGTGTTGCGACTAGAGGGACACACCGCACACACAACCCATACactgatttcagagaaaaactcacCCTTccgtatatacacacacatatacaatAGGTTGAAATATCTCTTAAGGAGCCCCGACCCACACAccgatttcagagaaaaactcacCCTTCcctgtgtgtgtgagtgtgtatttataaacacacacacatatacaatGGGTTGAAAAATCTCTCTGGGAGCCAAACCGGCTCCCCCACTCACCTCACCCCTCAGCCTCACCTCCGTCTCACTTTGGGTGCACTCTTCGGGGGAGCCATAACCGGCTCCCCCTCacacacacctctctctctgCACACTCTCTACATATATGAgatagaagaaagaaaaggaaaggaaacatTGTGAGCAAATAGGAGAGATGCCCTACATCTCACACATGTGAGAAACCCAACAATCACCCCCCTCTCATATGTGAGGTAATCGTTGCATTCGTCTAGCCTCTCTAGCAAGCATCTGTATTACTCCAAATCTGGCATCCAGCACCCCCACACCGTAGTAACCCTGCCTGACTGAATGTCTCATTGCTTAACTAAATCTTTCGAGGGTAAATCCGTAGCGCTGTGCGGAGTTGGGGTGTTGAGCGGGATAGGCGGAGGGGTGGCTTTTCGGGGGTTGCGTCTCTGGTGATGGGATCCGGGCCTAACAATGGTTTGCGGGTACTGATGGTCGCGACGGCAGCTGCTTGAcaaattcctagacctaaaataatggatTGCCCCAAACGTAGGGttgagaccgacgtagcacaatatctggTAAGtctggagtcgaatccacaaagacggtgatgtgtgctgactaaaaactcggattGTTACtgattaaaattaatgggctaTTAGGTAGCCATCCCTTGtcgtttgattgagattaactaaaacctaagaaattgattgttcttttcgaATAATTTaaaggaggtacggtcgtaggattcatagcactcgtaaccaatctggattaacctgctccatttggTGTTCTTAATAACATTCAATTTTGGACTGAAAAAGAATGCGAAACCCtctggtcgccgtttacccatgcgcaacagagaatgagttttggacccctaTTCCCCttttcacatgggctccgacaatgcccgggttcgtctacgaaaagtatttttctaatctaaaatcatttttttattgtttgaaaatatgagcAGTGCCTGAACtgaccacggtgtgctaatcactcCGCGACCCTATCTAtatgactactcactaatcattatgcatgaaaaagaagaaatcctaatttgaatcatgttTCTAATactagagaaagaaaataaatgagagataacaactaattgaataccaacgaacaactttaattaagaacagaAATTGAAATGAGTTACCAAAGTATGAAATCTCGAACGAATcatcaaaaacttgaaggaaAAAAGCTCTGGAAAGAAATAACATAAGAAAAAACTGCTACGTAATATTCGAACCCTAAAAACGAAGTTCGgagaggtatttatattaatctcTCGAAGtctgaaattaaaaataatgaaatacaaatttttcTGTTGTTGCCTTCGGTAGCCCCACAGCTAAGAGCTCCACAGCTAAGAGCTGTAGCCCTACGCGTTTCACTGGTCCACACACTAGTCCGCGGCTAGTACTATTTGTAAGGGTACAGATTTGGGCTGTAGCCTTCGGCAGCCCCACAACTAAGAGCTATAGCCCTACGCGTTTCATTGGTTCACACACTGGTCTGCGGCTAGTACTATCTGTAGGGGTACAGATTTGGGCTGTAGCCCTACCGCCATACAATAGGGGATATTTAGGACCTTGCATGCATTCTTGGCACCCGATGTCTCCGTCATATCACCTGATGCCTCACGCCTTCTTCTTGGCTTTCCACGGCGATGTCCAACACGGCCTTGCAATCCCAACTTGGTGCAAAAGCCGCTTTCTTTCCTgcgaaattaacaaaaacacaaaacaaaagaaagcacGGCATCAAGTGAAAAATGGAATAAACCGCGCCTTTAACGCGCTAATATCAATACTTAGGCGCTTATATCTACGATATCACACGCCTATCAACAGCAAAATTGAAGGCGGCGACAGTAGCAGTGAAGCAGCGGTAGTGAAAAGTGGCAGAAGCAACGACAGGTACAGCCACATAAGTGGAGCTTATTGGGCTAGAGTTGCTGAGGGTTTTATAGTGGTGTGGGCCGGCGTAATGCAAATGGGCTTGGCCCAATTAGATTGCATTTGGGTTATTTCGATTTGGTTTTGGGCGAGTTGGGGTTGGTTCAAACAATAGAAGTAGTTTAGGTCTTTTTGGCTCTTGCTAACAGGATTTTTATCAAAATTGAGGGGTAAAATAGTAGGTTAAGATATCACAAGAAGAAGTTATTCAATgcatttttttcctattttattatgctgattttattttgtatctTTCGAGATGAATGAAATTAATTTGTCCTATAAAACAAATGACCGAGAGCAATCATcgtctctccccctctctccacAATTCTTTAACCCGATCACTTTCACTTGCGAATCCAAAGGTTACATGCCAAGAGCTCTGTTTAATCACATTGACTACTGAAACAAGTCGAAAATAGTTCATAACTTCCACTCCTCtcgaaatatttttgtttgacaTAGATTTCTATTATTTAAGTGTAAAAGGTAATTTGTAGATTTAATGAGGTAAGCAAAACACGTTTTGGTAAAGTTATAAAGCCAAGCTCATCTTATCCGTCCATTGTAAAATAGGCGAGGTGTTTACTCATTAAATGGAATGGAGATGATGCtgatacaacaacaacataacataactcatctagtccccaatcattagGGGTATGAGCGGGGAATGATTGAAGACAGACCTAACTTttgacaatatatgcacaaagtggctgctcttagaataccactgaaacaatgacccccctaaacctccaagaatcGAGGAGCTACAGGAACGTTTTGTTatagaaccatgcccccaaatcaaagccaaatggcatcagagaggacAGGCCTAGAGATCCAAATCAATTTATATGCACATACACTAAGATTTACCACAACTAGCCACaattaccttctctctctctcgttgtggCTGGTTGTGGTAAATTTTTACGTATGTATCATTATTGATAAATGGCCTTCAACAATAATTATCCATTACAAGAGTTTCAAAACATCAAACCCATCACAGCTCCTCGTAGTACCTTTTGTCCAAGCCTTATTAATACATATTACAAACCAAGGAAAAAGAACTAAAATGGATATAAACCACTAGTCATAGCGGCATCTTAGGAACTAGAAGACCTCAAACAGATAGGTCATCAGTCGAGTTATTCAAGCTACGTCCCCTTAGTCCTCTTAATTTCCTGAGAAAACATGGAACACAACAATGAGCTACCGCACATATGAGATATTGCATACAAAGGTTGCATAACCATGAGTGATTAAACAGTTCTTATAATACACATTTGTGAACCAACTAACTTGTAAGTTTTTCAAGCCAAATTATAAACAAGAAAGATCGGTTCTGCTATGGCTTTGAGAGGCTTGTTTGTGGTGTTTGTTTTTGGCTTGTGCAATTTTGGTTTGTTGCTCTATCTGTAAGCTGCAGGTTGATTGCTATGCTTTTCGATCAGCTTTGTAGATGTTTCTTCTGCCTGTTTTGGAGTTTGCTTTTAGGTGCAGATGGTGATGTTTTGAGGAGTTTTGAAGGTTGGGGTGTTTTGTTGCTTATGGGCTTATCTGGTTTGTGTTCCTTATCCAATTTTTCGTtggtttttatcatttttttcgGGATTATATATTGCTCATGTGTTGTTTCACTTAGCTTGGATTTCCTTTTTTCTCAATGTACTCTTGTCGTGCTAGCTCATAATAATATAGATCTTCTTGccaataaaatatataaaaggCTGAAAGATCGTCAGTGAAGAGAACTAAATGATGCATatgcattgagagagagagagagagagagagagagagagagagagagagacctataTATCGTCGTTCTTTTGTGGCAACAAATTGAGAATTGACAGGGTCTTGCGTGATAGTTATCGTTCGGGAAGCAATGAAATCATTTGCAATTAACGGTCTTGTTTGCGCATTGGTTCCATCACAGCAAATCTTCAGAAGTGAAACTTGGCCTTCACAGCAAATCTTCAGGAGTGAAACTTGGCCATCGGTATGGAGATAACTCCTCCCGTACACTCTTTTGGTTGCACCAGCGCCACCAGCGCTCAGACGAATCTCTCCGTTGTGGATATCGCCTGTATCCACAGTTGGATCTACTACAAGATACTCCCAGATCTGGATATCCGTTCTTGTAGCGTTGATCAGTGTAGTTATCGTTCCCATCGTAATGATCGTACGAAAGCCAAACCGCAGCAAACTCGGACTGCAGGTTGGGTACTGTGAAGTGAATGCATTGCGGAGGGGAGTTTTATAATTGGTCCAAGGGATCACTGCTTTCGTCTCTTTAACATTTTTTCGTCCAACTGCATGCTTGGTTTCTCCTGGGCATTCCATTCTCCCATATTCCTTGACTAGCTAGGAATCACCCCATTGATTCCCACCATCTGTGAAGGACGTTGTGTGGGACTGGGGCTTTGCTTTGTGCCCGCCTCCTTTATTCTTCCCTTTGCTTAATTAGTGCCCGCCACCTTTATTCTTCCCTGTTTTATATATCCACTTCCTATCTGCATGCAAATTGATTCCTGTCGATCGATTACGTCAGGTGATTGACTATCCTTACGTTCGTTAGACGTTGCCGGCGGGCTTATTCGATCTCCTAtttcacttccttttttttttctttttttgaggtGTTTCTTGGaaatttaggccccgtttccattaacaaaaaacactaaaagcttaacgcattttaccatcttgttttCACTGACAAAAATAGTTCAGCATTTTACCATATCATTTTTACTAACGAAAAAACTGTCAACAAATACTATTTTTACTACAGTAATTCTACTCACAAAcctatcaacaacttattcactaccggaaatacctaacaacttttcaaccaaaaaataaaatccataaatttttcactaccaaaAACACCCCCTTAATTTTGCGTTTATTATCGTAACACTCTTCGTTCTCCTTGAGGAAAGTACTTCCTTTTCtgacaaaatgaaaaagattaTATTAATAATAGCTCTACGGTACTTACATAACGGAGTTCATTATAAATATCTTAGATAAAGCAAAACTAATCACATCTAACgtaaaagagaaaaacatcttggccatgttcgttttggattttgagagagtTTTTTTGAGGTAATGTGTGAatagagatagatagaaaaatgaaaacaataattgaaaataatttattgGAGACCATGTGTAGAGAGAAAAGTTTGGGTCTAGAGACCAGAGATCCAAAACGAGTATGGTCAAGGCGGTCGATGACTTTCACTCTGACCCAAACAATGAGCCTGACGCAAATAGCAGCACCACTACAACATGAAAGGACTATAGCTAGGAAAATGAATTTTGTCACTGAAAGTACATTATCTGCGAGCGAGGAAATCtgttttctcaccaaaagacCATTTCTAGCAAGGAAAATagatttcctcgccaaatgtaactttttggcAAGGAAATATTTCGTCGCCTTTTTTAGGACTTGTTAATTTTGATATATAAGTCATTATTTATTCTGtttatatttatttgtaatATCATAATTCATGGTAagacaaaatcaactacatAATTCAATACCGTtatcaaatttattaaaataaaaagtgataAATGGGAAAAAATAGTTTCCTCGCATATCGCATTGAATTGGTGAAAAACATCATATTtgtcacttttcttattctaattagcaatgaaagataTCTTGAAGTGTAGGTATCGAGGATTTATTCCATAGTAatgaaaaactcaacaaaaaaataaagttaaaaacatCTTTAGTGGTGTCGTATTGAAAATATTTCAAAGTTAATTAGATCATcacaaatatattttcaaaacatcTAAATAAAATACAgtatttctgaaaaaaaaaaatcattttttcatatatattgtgcattcatgctataaagatttttttttgaaccgttattgatttttatttaaaccagCTTAGGTGATTCTAATGGCATTCCTTTATAAACAATAAATATGTTAAAcattaatttcaaatgcaattttgtaagTATCATGCATGTtgttacatatacatatacaaacggtgtgtgtgtgtgatatagggcaatttaaaatttttaaaaattcgttagagataaaaaaaaaattaaaaagtattaTCTTTAGTACTTCTAGGATCGATGAACTTATCTGAATATTTACAAATTTAGTTCATATTATTATAGCAATGATGAAAAACCTTTAAATAATAACTACGAATCTAAAATACTCTTtgtatttggaaaaaaagaaggtcAACTcactcttaaaaaaattaaaaaatgacagtgATGAAACTTGTCATTCATAATCTGATTTAAAATATATCTCGAGCTTATGATGACAAAAATCTCATTCCATAAAAGCTAAGGATaatttcatcaaaaaaatagaataatcaCACATATTATTAATCCTTCAAAAGTTGCTATTGAATACCAATATAACatgtttcaaccaaaaaaattgttgtgctagcaaaaaattaaacttGCATGTTCAAATAAATTTCAGACACTATAAGAGTACAAAAAGTTGAAATGCCATAATTAATGTTGAAGAAACTAATTTGGGAATATGAAAGAGATGCAAAAACGGAATATGACTAAAACTGGGGCCCTAGATAATAGTTTCGTGATTTGTAAGAGTTTTGTCTCTTATCTTCTTGAGAGTTATTAGTTTTATCTttggacgagtacttcgtttatAGATCGGGTTCTTTCAGAGACAATATTGTTTCACAATGATATCCGTGTGCTCAAACCCTACATGATATTTTTTGTGGGACAATTCGTGGTGGCTTGTCAAATCTATTGTTTTTGAAAGTTCATTAGTGCGTTCACTTGGTTGGACTTCATCTGATTGTTTGAGTATTTGTTGTCTTTTATCTTTTACTAACATTTTATCTCTTTTGAGACTGCTAATTCTTgatatgaatatatatataacagatt is a window encoding:
- the LOC131316317 gene encoding uncharacterized protein LOC131316317, with translation MGTITTLINATRTDIQIWEYLVVDPTVDTGDIHNGEIRLSAGGAGATKRVYGRSYLHTDGQVSLLKICCEGQVSLLKICCDGTNAQTRPLIANDFIASRTITITQDPVNSQFVATKERRYIGN